One part of the Fusobacterium pseudoperiodonticum genome encodes these proteins:
- a CDS encoding MarR family transcriptional regulator, producing the protein MRKILFAILCLLFVSCSNLYKANKAYERGDYVENVVLTFKYFDEKPENFKELNEKKKNEINSKFSNIFEYYSKQKNSEKLEDINRANIELFTIYIVSDNSQYAKEFQAEREFLASNNVKTLFNQALKTNKELFSQNIGLRDDHTYALKVIDHTINMNIAIDAVVESNKSLDRNKVELYNYFKKEIAKHRADGYISLAEVEEKEGSNRYLRSAQNLYYKANEIYSKYQKNYRNSYSKYESAKYKADLNDAEDNYNKGITEYRNAGSSKAKYRAANYYFKEAQKYVYNYKDTNKLLNETKEKGYFKYSLNSNNVDVKNKISNDLNSIAYPVTNGIELFIDYRDGDYNYNTSSNTNTEQLKKEVQTGVDSTGKPIMKVYNFTKTTTTVEEIGTIRYTFSVRGAYYNNNISNDITIKNTVNNVKYSGEVPPSSEYRNSDNKALGSNELKKKVEEKLKKEVNGHIDSMVNDLKRI; encoded by the coding sequence ATGAGAAAAATTTTATTTGCTATTCTTTGTCTTTTATTTGTTTCTTGTAGTAATTTATACAAGGCAAATAAGGCTTATGAAAGAGGAGATTATGTTGAAAATGTAGTATTAACTTTTAAATATTTTGATGAAAAACCTGAAAATTTTAAAGAATTAAATGAAAAGAAAAAAAATGAGATTAATAGCAAATTTTCAAATATTTTTGAATATTACTCAAAACAAAAAAATAGTGAGAAATTAGAAGATATAAACAGGGCTAATATAGAGCTTTTTACGATATATATTGTTTCAGATAATAGTCAATATGCTAAGGAATTTCAAGCTGAAAGAGAATTCTTAGCTAGTAATAATGTAAAAACTCTTTTTAATCAAGCCTTAAAAACTAATAAAGAATTATTTTCACAAAATATAGGTTTAAGAGATGATCATACCTATGCTTTAAAAGTAATAGATCATACAATAAATATGAATATTGCAATTGATGCTGTGGTTGAAAGTAATAAGTCTTTAGATAGAAATAAAGTAGAATTGTATAACTATTTTAAAAAAGAAATAGCAAAACATAGAGCAGATGGCTATATATCACTTGCAGAAGTGGAAGAAAAAGAAGGAAGCAATAGGTATTTAAGAAGTGCTCAAAATCTTTACTATAAGGCTAATGAGATATATTCAAAATATCAAAAAAATTATAGAAATTCTTATTCTAAATATGAGTCAGCTAAATATAAAGCAGATTTAAATGATGCAGAGGACAACTATAATAAAGGAATAACAGAGTATAGAAATGCTGGTTCCTCAAAAGCAAAATATAGAGCAGCAAACTATTATTTTAAAGAAGCTCAAAAATATGTATATAATTATAAAGATACTAATAAATTACTAAATGAAACAAAAGAAAAAGGTTACTTTAAATATAGTTTAAATTCAAACAATGTAGATGTAAAAAATAAAATTAGTAATGATTTAAATTCCATAGCTTATCCTGTAACTAATGGGATAGAGCTTTTCATTGATTATAGAGATGGTGACTATAACTATAATACTTCTTCTAACACTAATACAGAGCAGTTAAAAAAAGAAGTACAAACTGGCGTTGATTCAACAGGAAAGCCTATTATGAAAGTTTATAATTTTACAAAGACTACCACAACTGTTGAAGAAATAGGAACAATTCGTTATACTTTCTCTGTAAGAGGAGCTTATTATAATAATAACATAAGTAATGATATTACAATAAAAAATACAGTAAATAATGTAAAATATTCAGGTGAAGTTCCACCAAGTTCTGAATATAGAAATTCAGATAATAAGGCTCTAGGTTCTAATGAATTAAAGAAGAAGGTAGAAGAAAAGTTAAAAAAAGAAGTAAATGGACATATTGATTCTATGGTGAATGATTTAAAAAGGATTTAG
- a CDS encoding malolactic enzyme has product MQEVNMTKKSYEVLNDPFLNKGTAFTKEERKELELTGLLPPQIQTIEEQAEQVYAQYKSKEPLINKRRFLMEIFDTNRTLFYYLFSKHVVEFMPIVYDPVIAENIENYSELFVNPQNAVYLSIDSPEMIEESLKNATKDREIRLIVATDAEGILGIGDWGTNGVDISVGKLMVYTAAAGIDPKSVLPVVLDAGTNRETLLEDKLYLGNRHKRVYGDKYYDFVDKFVQTAEKLFPKLYLHFEDFGRSNAANVLHKYWKTYPVFNDDIQGTGIITLAGILGALKISGEKLTDQKYMCFGAGTAGAGIADRIYQEMLQQGLSEDEARSRFYLVDKQGLLFDDMDDLTPEQKPFARKRDEFSNANELTNLEAAVKAVKPTILVGTSTQPNTFTETIVKEMASYTARPIIFPLSNPTKLAEATAENLIKWTDGKALVATGIPADPVEYNGVTYEIGQANNALIYPALGLGAIASTAKLVTNEMISKAAHSLGGIVDTTKPGAATLPPVSKLTEFSQRVAEAVGQCALDQKLNREDITDIKAAIEKIKWTPKY; this is encoded by the coding sequence ATTCAGGAGGTAAATATGACAAAAAAATCTTATGAAGTATTAAACGACCCATTTTTAAACAAAGGAACAGCTTTCACAAAGGAAGAAAGAAAAGAATTGGAATTAACTGGATTACTACCACCACAAATTCAAACAATTGAGGAACAAGCAGAACAAGTATATGCACAATACAAAAGTAAAGAACCTCTAATAAACAAAAGAAGATTTTTGATGGAAATTTTTGATACAAATAGAACTTTATTTTATTATCTATTTAGCAAACATGTAGTTGAATTTATGCCAATAGTATATGATCCTGTTATAGCAGAAAATATTGAAAATTATAGTGAGTTATTTGTAAATCCACAAAATGCTGTATATTTATCAATAGACTCTCCTGAAATGATAGAAGAATCTTTAAAAAATGCAACAAAAGATAGAGAAATAAGACTTATAGTTGCAACTGATGCAGAAGGTATTTTAGGAATTGGAGATTGGGGAACAAATGGAGTTGATATCTCAGTTGGAAAGCTAATGGTTTACACAGCAGCAGCTGGAATAGATCCTAAATCAGTTTTACCAGTTGTTTTAGATGCAGGAACAAATCGTGAAACTTTACTTGAAGATAAATTATATTTAGGAAATCGTCATAAGAGAGTTTATGGAGATAAATACTATGATTTTGTAGATAAATTTGTTCAAACTGCTGAAAAGTTATTCCCTAAATTATATTTACACTTTGAAGACTTTGGTCGTTCAAATGCGGCAAATGTTTTGCATAAATATTGGAAAACTTATCCTGTATTTAATGATGATATACAAGGAACAGGAATCATCACTTTAGCAGGAATTTTAGGAGCATTAAAAATTTCTGGAGAAAAATTAACTGATCAAAAATATATGTGTTTTGGAGCTGGTACAGCAGGAGCGGGAATAGCAGATAGAATATATCAAGAAATGTTACAACAAGGTTTATCTGAAGATGAAGCTCGTAGCAGATTCTATTTAGTTGATAAACAAGGACTTTTATTCGATGATATGGATGATTTAACTCCAGAACAAAAACCATTTGCTCGTAAAAGAGATGAATTTAGTAATGCAAATGAATTAACAAATTTAGAAGCAGCAGTTAAAGCAGTTAAACCAACTATTTTAGTTGGAACTTCTACTCAACCAAATACTTTTACTGAAACAATAGTAAAAGAAATGGCATCATATACAGCAAGACCTATTATATTTCCATTGAGTAACCCAACAAAATTAGCAGAAGCAACTGCTGAAAATTTAATTAAATGGACAGATGGAAAAGCATTGGTTGCAACAGGTATTCCTGCAGACCCAGTTGAATATAATGGAGTAACTTATGAAATAGGACAAGCTAATAATGCTTTAATATATCCAGCACTTGGTTTAGGAGCAATTGCTTCAACAGCAAAATTAGTTACAAATGAAATGATATCAAAAGCTGCACACTCATTAGGGGGAATTGTTGATACAACAAAACCTGGAGCTGCTACATTACCACCAGTATCAAAATTAACAGAATTTTCTCAAAGAGTTGCTGAAGCAGTTGGTCAATGTGCATTGGATCAAAAATTAAATAGAGAAGATATAACTGATATAAAAGCAGCTATTGAAAAAATTAAGTGGACACCAAAATATTAA
- a CDS encoding SMI1/KNR4 family protein — protein MTEFNWDSFIKELEKFQKGIENIGGHSRETIIEAPAKEEEILEVEKKLGYTLPKDFRDILLNYSSHFEYFWSTYRDEEEEQIEFPEKFCAIFAGDLHWGLKFLLDFEESRQGWVDVCYPDYNNEYDKVWHNKLAFYEVGNGDYYGIELEKENYGKIVYLSHDGGDAHGHYIADNFKDLLNNWSKVGAVGGDDWQWEVFYTEGKGIDPESENAKEWREYIFSKI, from the coding sequence ATGACTGAATTTAATTGGGATAGTTTCATCAAGGAACTTGAAAAATTTCAAAAGGGAATAGAAAATATAGGAGGGCATTCTAGAGAAACTATAATAGAAGCTCCAGCAAAGGAAGAAGAAATTTTAGAAGTTGAGAAAAAGTTAGGATATACTTTACCAAAAGATTTTAGAGATATACTTTTAAATTATTCATCACATTTTGAATATTTTTGGTCAACCTATAGAGACGAAGAAGAGGAACAAATTGAATTCCCAGAAAAATTCTGTGCTATCTTTGCAGGAGATTTACATTGGGGATTAAAATTCTTGTTAGATTTTGAAGAAAGTAGACAGGGCTGGGTAGATGTTTGTTACCCTGATTATAATAATGAATATGATAAAGTTTGGCATAATAAGTTAGCCTTCTATGAAGTTGGAAATGGAGATTATTATGGTATTGAACTTGAAAAAGAAAATTATGGAAAAATAGTATATTTAAGCCATGATGGTGGAGATGCTCATGGTCATTATATAGCAGATAATTTTAAAGATTTATTAAATAATTGGTCAAAAGTTGGTGCTGTTGGAGGGGACGATTGGCAATGGGAAGTGTTTTACACAGAAGGAAAGGGAATAGATCCTGAGAGTGAAAATGCAAAAGAGTGGAGAGAGTATATTTTTAGTAAGATATGA
- a CDS encoding carbon-nitrogen hydrolase family protein, producing MKKKKIKIALAQIKIEQKNIEENCKKIFKKIEEAAKENVDIICFPELATIGYTITAEELKNLPEDFENTFIEKLQEKARFFKIHILVGYLESKTTKKSRDFYNSCIFIDDEGKILANARKVYLWKKEKTKFKAGNKFVVKNSKFGKIGILLCYDLEFPEPARIECLKGAEIIFVPSLWSFNAENRWHIDLAANSLFNLLFIAGCNAVGDSCCGKSKIVEPDGSTLIEASGTNEELLMATIDLEKISEIRAKIPYLKDLKK from the coding sequence ATGAAAAAGAAAAAAATTAAAATTGCTTTAGCACAAATAAAAATTGAACAAAAGAATATAGAGGAAAATTGTAAAAAGATTTTTAAAAAAATAGAAGAGGCAGCTAAAGAAAATGTAGATATCATATGTTTTCCTGAACTAGCTACTATAGGTTATACCATTACTGCTGAAGAACTAAAAAATCTGCCAGAAGATTTTGAAAATACTTTTATTGAAAAATTACAAGAAAAAGCAAGATTTTTTAAAATACATATCTTAGTTGGTTATCTAGAAAGTAAAACAACTAAAAAATCAAGAGATTTCTATAACTCTTGTATTTTTATTGATGATGAAGGAAAAATACTTGCTAATGCAAGAAAAGTATATCTATGGAAAAAAGAAAAAACTAAATTTAAAGCTGGTAATAAATTTGTAGTAAAGAATAGTAAATTTGGAAAAATAGGGATATTACTTTGTTATGATTTAGAGTTTCCTGAACCTGCAAGAATAGAATGTCTAAAAGGAGCAGAGATTATTTTTGTACCTTCTTTATGGAGTTTTAATGCCGAAAATAGATGGCATATAGATTTAGCTGCTAACTCATTATTTAACTTACTATTTATAGCTGGTTGTAATGCAGTTGGAGATAGCTGTTGTGGAAAATCAAAGATCGTAGAGCCTGATGGAAGTACTTTGATTGAAGCTAGTGGAACAAATGAAGAATTACTAATGGCTACAATAGATTTAGAAAAAATCTCTGAAATAAGAGCTAAAATCCCATATTTAAAAGATTTAAAAAAGTAA
- a CDS encoding cold shock domain-containing protein, translating to MKGTVKWFNKEKGFGFITGEDGKDVFAHFSQIQKEGFKELFEGQEVEFEITEGQKGPQASNIVVIK from the coding sequence ATGAAAGGTACAGTAAAATGGTTTAACAAGGAAAAAGGATTTGGATTTATCACAGGTGAAGATGGAAAAGATGTATTCGCTCATTTTTCTCAAATTCAAAAAGAAGGATTCAAAGAATTATTTGAAGGACAAGAAGTAGAATTTGAAATTACTGAAGGACAAAAAGGGCCTCAAGCTTCAAATATAGTTGTTATTAAATAA
- the kdsA gene encoding 3-deoxy-8-phosphooctulonate synthase, with amino-acid sequence MLINDVNKVKVGNIVFGGKKRFVLIAGPCVMESQELMDEVAGGIKEICDRLGIEYIFKASFDKANRSSIHSYRGPGLEEGMKMLAKTKEKFNVPVITDVHEAWQCKEVAKVVDILQIPAFLCRQTDLLIAAAETGKAVNIKKGQFLAPWDMKNIVVKMEESGNQNIMLCERGSTFGYNNMVVDMRSLLEMRKFNYPVVFDVTHSVQKPGGLGTATSGDREYVYPLLRAGLAIGVDAIFAEVHPNPTEAKSDGPNMLYLKDLEEILKTAIEIDKIVKGV; translated from the coding sequence ATGTTAATTAATGATGTAAATAAAGTTAAAGTTGGTAACATAGTATTTGGTGGAAAAAAGAGATTTGTTTTAATCGCAGGACCTTGTGTTATGGAATCTCAAGAATTAATGGACGAAGTTGCAGGAGGAATAAAAGAAATTTGTGATAGACTAGGAATAGAATATATATTCAAGGCTTCTTTTGATAAAGCAAATCGTTCTTCTATACATTCATATAGAGGACCTGGTTTAGAAGAAGGAATGAAAATGCTTGCTAAAACAAAGGAAAAATTTAATGTTCCTGTTATTACAGATGTCCATGAAGCTTGGCAATGTAAAGAAGTTGCAAAGGTAGTAGATATTTTACAAATTCCTGCATTCTTATGTAGACAAACAGACTTACTTATAGCTGCTGCTGAAACAGGTAAGGCTGTAAATATTAAAAAAGGGCAATTTTTAGCACCTTGGGATATGAAAAATATAGTTGTTAAAATGGAAGAATCAGGAAACCAAAATATAATGTTATGTGAAAGAGGAAGTACATTTGGATACAATAATATGGTAGTGGATATGAGAAGTTTACTTGAAATGAGAAAATTTAACTATCCTGTTGTATTTGATGTAACACACTCAGTTCAAAAACCTGGTGGACTTGGGACAGCAACATCAGGAGACAGAGAATATGTATATCCACTTTTAAGAGCAGGACTTGCTATTGGTGTTGATGCAATATTTGCTGAAGTTCATCCCAACCCAACAGAAGCAAAATCTGATGGACCAAATATGCTATATTTAAAAGATTTAGAAGAAATTTTAAAAACTGCAATAGAAATAGATAAAATAGTTAAAGGTGTATAA
- a CDS encoding HD domain-containing protein: MLISRVKQVYQYIFSKFDESNNSEIKKILSEEEFLIFSTMSNYDKVHSYSLYQKVKKEKTLSSEKLYLKLALLHDSGKGKVGLFRRIKKVLIGDKILEQHPNIAFEKLKNINFDLAELCLQHHDKDVDQKMKIFQELDDK, encoded by the coding sequence ATGTTAATTTCAAGAGTAAAACAAGTTTATCAATATATTTTTTCTAAGTTCGATGAAAGTAATAATTCTGAAATAAAAAAGATATTATCAGAGGAAGAATTCTTAATTTTTTCTACTATGTCTAATTATGATAAAGTTCATTCATACAGCTTATACCAAAAGGTAAAGAAAGAAAAAACTTTATCTTCTGAAAAACTTTATTTAAAACTTGCTCTTTTACATGATAGTGGAAAGGGTAAAGTGGGGCTTTTTAGAAGAATAAAAAAAGTTTTAATTGGAGATAAAATTTTAGAACAACATCCAAATATAGCTTTTGAGAAATTAAAAAATATTAATTTTGACTTAGCAGAGTTATGTTTACAACATCACGATAAAGATGTAGATCAGAAAATGAAAATTTTTCAAGAATTAGATGATAAATAA
- the ung gene encoding uracil-DNA glycosylase → MSKINNDWKEILEEEFQKDYFVELKNILEKEYENYTVYPPKKDILNAFFLTPYSEVKVVLLGQDPYHQKGQAHGLAFSVNYGIKTPPSLVNMYKELHDDLGLYIPNNGFLEKWAKQGVLLLNTSLTVRDSEANSHSKIGWQTFTDNVIKKLNEREKPIIFILWGNNAKAKEKFIDTNKHYILKGAHPSPLSANRGFFGCKHFSEVNRILKELKEKEIDWQIENKE, encoded by the coding sequence ATGTCAAAAATTAATAATGACTGGAAAGAAATTTTAGAAGAAGAATTCCAGAAAGATTATTTTGTGGAATTGAAAAATATTCTTGAAAAGGAGTATGAAAATTACACTGTTTATCCACCAAAAAAAGATATTCTAAATGCTTTTTTTCTCACTCCTTATTCAGAGGTAAAAGTTGTACTTTTAGGACAAGATCCTTATCATCAGAAAGGTCAGGCACATGGTTTAGCTTTTTCAGTAAATTATGGAATAAAGACACCACCATCACTTGTAAATATGTATAAAGAGTTACATGATGATTTGGGGCTGTACATTCCAAACAATGGTTTTCTTGAAAAATGGGCAAAACAAGGAGTATTACTTTTAAATACAAGTTTGACAGTTAGAGATAGTGAAGCTAATTCACATTCAAAAATTGGTTGGCAAACATTTACAGATAACGTAATAAAAAAGTTAAATGAAAGAGAAAAACCTATAATATTCATATTGTGGGGAAATAATGCTAAAGCTAAGGAAAAATTTATAGATACTAATAAGCATTATATTTTAAAAGGTGCTCACCCTAGTCCTCTTTCAGCTAATAGAGGATTCTTTGGTTGTAAACATTTTAGTGAAGTGAATAGAATATTAAAAGAGTTAAAAGAGAAAGAAATTGACTGGCAAATTGAAAATAAGGAGTAG
- a CDS encoding UDP-N-acetylmuramoyl-L-alanyl-D-glutamate--2,6-diaminopimelate ligase: MNIFSGVEYEVLRDVDLNRKYDGIEYDSRKVKENYIFVALEGANVDGHDYIDSAVKNGATCIIVSRKVEMKHKVSYVLIDEIRHKLGYIASNFYEWPQRKLKIIGVTGTNGKTSSTYMIEKLMGDTPITRIGTIEYKIGDEVFEAVNTTPESLDLIKIFDKTLKKKIEYVVMEVSSHSLEIGRVDVLDFDYALFTNLTQDHLDYHVTMENYFQAKRKLFLKLKDINNSVFNIDDKYGKRLYDEFIEDNPEIISYGIDGGDLEGEYLDDGYIDIKFKGKVEKVKFALLGDFNLYNTLGAVAIARKLGISWEDILERVSKIKAAPGRFDALNCGQDYKVIVDYAHTPDALVNVIVAARNIRNGNRIITIFGCGGDRDRTKRPIMAKAAENLSDIVILTSDNPRTESPEQIFADVKAGFAKTDDYLFEPDREKAIKLAINMAEKNDIILITGKGHETYHIIGTKKWHFDDKEIARREIVRRRMVENVN; the protein is encoded by the coding sequence ATGAATATTTTTTCAGGTGTAGAATATGAAGTTTTAAGAGATGTTGATTTAAATAGAAAATATGATGGTATTGAATATGATTCAAGAAAAGTCAAAGAAAACTATATTTTTGTTGCTTTAGAAGGTGCGAATGTTGATGGACACGACTATATAGACAGTGCTGTAAAAAATGGTGCGACTTGTATTATAGTAAGTAGAAAAGTTGAAATGAAACATAAGGTTAGTTATGTTTTAATTGATGAAATTAGACATAAACTTGGTTATATAGCCTCAAACTTCTATGAATGGCCTCAAAGAAAATTAAAAATTATAGGAGTTACAGGTACTAATGGAAAAACTTCATCAACTTATATGATAGAAAAATTGATGGGAGATACTCCTATAACTCGTATAGGGACTATAGAATATAAAATAGGTGATGAAGTATTTGAAGCTGTTAATACAACTCCTGAATCACTTGATTTAATAAAGATTTTTGATAAAACTTTAAAGAAAAAGATTGAATATGTTGTTATGGAAGTAAGCTCTCATTCACTTGAAATAGGTAGAGTAGATGTTTTAGATTTTGACTATGCTCTTTTTACGAATCTAACTCAAGATCACTTAGATTATCATGTGACTATGGAAAATTATTTTCAAGCTAAGAGGAAATTATTCTTAAAACTTAAAGATATCAATAATTCAGTATTTAATATTGATGATAAGTATGGAAAAAGACTATATGACGAATTCATAGAAGATAATCCTGAAATAATCTCTTATGGAATAGATGGAGGAGATTTAGAGGGAGAATACTTAGATGATGGATATATAGATATTAAATTTAAAGGAAAAGTAGAAAAAGTTAAATTTGCTTTATTAGGGGATTTTAACTTATACAATACTTTAGGTGCAGTTGCCATTGCTAGAAAGTTGGGAATTAGTTGGGAAGATATTTTAGAAAGAGTATCAAAAATAAAGGCTGCTCCTGGAAGATTTGATGCTTTAAATTGTGGGCAAGATTATAAAGTTATAGTTGACTATGCTCATACTCCTGATGCCTTAGTAAACGTTATTGTTGCTGCAAGAAATATTAGAAATGGAAACAGAATAATAACTATCTTTGGTTGTGGTGGAGATAGAGATAGGACTAAAAGACCTATAATGGCTAAGGCTGCTGAAAATTTATCAGATATTGTGATTCTAACTTCAGATAATCCAAGAACTGAAAGTCCTGAACAAATATTTGCTGATGTAAAGGCAGGATTTGCAAAGACAGATGATTATTTGTTTGAACCTGATAGAGAAAAGGCAATAAAATTAGCTATTAATATGGCAGAAAAAAATGATATTATCCTTATAACAGGGAAAGGACATGAAACATACCATATAATTGGTACGAAAAAATGGCACTTTGATGATAAGGAAATCGCAAGAAGAGAAATTGTTAGAAGAAGGATGGTAGAAAATGTTAATTAA
- the guaB gene encoding IMP dehydrogenase, with amino-acid sequence MMNGKILKEGITFDDVLLIPAKSDVLPNEVSLKTRLTKKITLNLPILSAAMDTVTESDLAIALARQGGIGFIHKNMSIEEQAAEVDRVKRSESGMITNPITLNKDSRVYQAEELMSRYKISGLPVIEDDGKLIGIITNRDIKYRKDLDQPVGDIMTSKGLITAPVGTNLEQAKEILLANRIEKLPITDQNGYLKGLITIKDIDNIVQYPNSCKDELGKLRCGAAVGVAPDTLDRVAALVKAGVDIITVDSAHGHSQGVINMIKEIKKHYPDLDIIGGNIVTAEAAKELIEAGASAVKVGIGPGSICTTRVVAGVGVPQLTAVSDVYEYCKTRDIGVIADGGIKLSGDIVKALAAGADCVMLGGLLAGTKEAPGEEIILEGRRFKIYVGMGSIAAMKRGSKDRYFQAGEVDNSKLVPEGIEGRIAYKGSVKDVIFQLAGGVRAGMGYCGTKTIKDLQVNGKFVKITGAGLIESHPHDITITKEAPNYSK; translated from the coding sequence ATGATGAATGGAAAAATTTTAAAAGAAGGAATTACTTTCGATGATGTTCTATTAATCCCTGCAAAATCTGATGTGCTTCCTAATGAAGTAAGTTTAAAAACAAGACTTACAAAAAAAATCACATTAAATTTACCAATTTTGAGTGCCGCTATGGATACAGTTACAGAATCTGACTTAGCTATAGCCCTTGCAAGACAAGGAGGAATTGGTTTTATCCATAAAAATATGTCTATCGAAGAACAAGCTGCTGAAGTAGATAGAGTAAAAAGATCTGAAAGTGGAATGATTACTAACCCTATAACTCTTAATAAAGATAGTAGAGTATATCAAGCTGAAGAACTTATGAGTAGATATAAAATTTCAGGATTACCTGTTATTGAAGATGATGGGAAATTAATAGGAATTATAACAAACAGAGATATTAAATATCGTAAAGATTTAGATCAACCTGTTGGAGATATTATGACAAGTAAAGGTCTAATAACTGCTCCTGTTGGAACAAATTTAGAACAAGCTAAAGAAATTTTACTTGCTAACAGAATTGAAAAATTACCTATCACAGACCAAAATGGGTATTTAAAAGGTCTTATCACTATAAAAGATATAGATAACATAGTTCAATATCCAAATTCTTGTAAAGATGAACTTGGAAAATTAAGATGTGGAGCTGCTGTTGGGGTTGCACCTGATACTTTAGATAGAGTTGCTGCTCTAGTTAAAGCTGGAGTAGATATCATAACTGTTGATTCTGCTCATGGACACTCTCAAGGTGTTATCAATATGATAAAAGAAATCAAAAAACATTATCCTGATTTAGATATAATCGGTGGAAACATTGTTACTGCAGAAGCAGCTAAAGAATTAATTGAAGCTGGAGCATCGGCAGTAAAAGTTGGAATAGGACCAGGATCTATTTGTACAACAAGAGTTGTTGCAGGAGTTGGAGTTCCTCAATTAACAGCTGTAAGTGATGTTTATGAATATTGTAAAACTAGAGATATTGGAGTTATTGCTGATGGTGGAATAAAACTGTCAGGAGATATAGTTAAGGCTTTAGCTGCAGGTGCTGACTGTGTTATGTTAGGAGGATTACTTGCAGGAACAAAAGAAGCTCCAGGAGAAGAAATTATTCTTGAAGGAAGAAGATTTAAAATATATGTAGGTATGGGATCTATCGCTGCGATGAAAAGAGGATCTAAAGATAGATACTTCCAAGCAGGTGAAGTTGATAACTCTAAATTAGTTCCTGAAGGAATTGAAGGACGTATTGCATATAAAGGTTCAGTTAAAGATGTTATTTTCCAACTTGCAGGTGGTGTAAGAGCAGGTATGGGATACTGTGGAACTAAAACTATAAAAGATCTACAAGTAAATGGAAAATTTGTTAAAATCACAGGAGCAGGTTTAATAGAAAGCCATCCTCATGATATAACAATCACAAAAGAAGCACCAAATTATTCTAAATAG
- a CDS encoding toxin-antitoxin system YwqK family antitoxin gives MNKFNKFIILAGLLLSFSATAAEIKEVESLETISKQILGETTSTKTKKEKAKETVKKEVTKKENKEEVKEESKKETEVKSENKVSENEETVVNDIPDETATRVINKSEIVDFYEREVRDKIAYKEGSNTPFTGVFGIVIDDKIESYEEYKDGLLDGETAYFSKDKEVKLLSEMYSKGKLNGPQKTYYENGKLKSIVYYKNDRIDGIVEYDKSGKLLHKSIFENGTGDWKLYWSNGKVSEEGRYVSWKRDGVWKKYREDGSLDTILKYDNGRLLSEKWQ, from the coding sequence ATGAACAAATTTAATAAATTTATTATTTTAGCAGGACTGTTACTTAGTTTTTCAGCTACAGCTGCTGAAATTAAAGAAGTTGAGTCACTAGAAACAATCTCTAAACAAATATTAGGAGAAACTACTAGTACAAAGACTAAAAAAGAAAAAGCTAAAGAAACTGTAAAAAAAGAAGTTACAAAAAAAGAGAACAAAGAAGAAGTTAAAGAAGAAAGTAAAAAAGAAACAGAAGTTAAGTCTGAAAATAAAGTTTCTGAAAATGAAGAAACTGTTGTCAATGATATTCCAGATGAAACAGCAACTAGAGTTATAAATAAATCAGAAATAGTTGATTTCTATGAAAGAGAAGTTAGAGATAAGATAGCTTATAAAGAAGGTTCTAATACTCCTTTTACAGGAGTATTTGGGATAGTTATTGATGATAAAATAGAATCTTATGAAGAATATAAAGATGGTCTTTTAGATGGAGAAACTGCTTATTTTTCAAAAGATAAAGAAGTAAAATTATTATCTGAAATGTACTCTAAAGGAAAATTAAATGGACCACAAAAAACTTATTATGAAAATGGTAAATTAAAATCTATAGTTTACTATAAAAATGATAGAATAGATGGTATAGTGGAATATGATAAAAGTGGAAAACTTTTACATAAAAGTATCTTTGAAAATGGTACAGGAGATTGGAAATTATATTGGAGTAATGGGAAAGTTTCAGAAGAAGGAAGATATGTTTCTTGGAAAAGGGATGGAGTTTGGAAAAAATATAGAGAAGATGGAAGTCTAGATACTATATTGAAGTATGACAATGGTAGACTTTTAAGCGAAAAATGGCAATAA